The proteins below come from a single Oerskovia jenensis genomic window:
- a CDS encoding deoxyribonuclease IV, translated as MRIGAHVDQADAIHQARAIGADQAQIFLGDPQGWKGAEFTYPGGAEALRADAAAADLDLYVHAPYVINVASTNNRIRIPSRKSLQKIVDGAAEIGAKGVIVHGGHVTADDDVAVGYDNWRKAIDALDAKVPVLIENTAGGARSMARTIESIGRLWDAIGAAEGGDEVGFTLDTCHAWAGGIDLATAADQVRAVTGRIDLVHANDSRDTFDSGADRHAHFGDGLIPPDELVAVIASAGAPVVCETHGDMGPDIAWLRSRLG; from the coding sequence ATGCGTATCGGAGCACACGTCGACCAGGCAGACGCCATCCACCAGGCACGGGCGATCGGCGCCGACCAGGCCCAGATCTTCCTGGGCGACCCGCAGGGCTGGAAGGGCGCCGAGTTCACCTACCCCGGCGGCGCCGAGGCCCTGCGCGCGGACGCCGCGGCCGCGGACCTCGACCTCTACGTGCACGCGCCGTACGTCATCAACGTCGCGAGCACCAACAACCGCATCCGGATCCCGAGCCGCAAGTCGCTCCAGAAGATCGTCGACGGCGCGGCCGAGATCGGCGCCAAGGGCGTGATCGTCCACGGCGGCCACGTGACCGCGGACGACGACGTCGCGGTCGGCTACGACAACTGGCGCAAGGCGATCGACGCGCTCGACGCCAAGGTGCCCGTCCTGATCGAGAACACCGCGGGCGGGGCCAGGTCGATGGCCCGCACGATCGAGAGCATCGGGCGGCTGTGGGACGCGATCGGGGCCGCGGAGGGCGGGGACGAGGTCGGCTTCACGCTCGACACGTGCCACGCCTGGGCGGGCGGGATCGACCTGGCCACCGCCGCGGACCAGGTCCGCGCCGTGACGGGCCGCATCGACCTGGTGCACGCGAACGACAGCCGGGACACGTTCGACTCGGGGGCGGACCGCCACGCGCACTTCGGCGACGGGCTCATCCCGCCCGACGAGCTGGTCGCTGTCATCGCGTCCGCCGGGGCGCCCGTCGTCTGCGAGACGCACGGCGACATGGGCCCGGACATCGCCTGGCTGCGCTCGCGTCTGGGCTGA
- a CDS encoding MTH1187 family thiamine-binding protein, with product MAIFAFSVAPLGAGESVTDAVAEAVRIVRASGLPNRTTSMFTEIEGEWDEVMDVVKRATEAVGAGGHRVSLVLKADIRPGRTGELTGKIERIEERLAED from the coding sequence ATGGCCATCTTCGCTTTCTCCGTCGCCCCGCTCGGTGCCGGCGAGTCCGTCACGGACGCCGTCGCCGAAGCCGTCCGCATCGTCCGCGCCTCGGGCCTGCCGAACCGGACCACGTCGATGTTCACCGAGATCGAGGGTGAGTGGGACGAGGTCATGGACGTCGTCAAGCGCGCCACCGAGGCCGTGGGCGCCGGCGGGCACCGCGTCTCGTTGGTGCTCAAGGCGGACATCCGCCCAGGTCGGACCGGGGAGCTCACCGGGAAGATCGAGCGCATCGAGGAGCGCCTGGCCGAGGACTGA